Proteins encoded within one genomic window of Bos indicus x Bos taurus breed Angus x Brahman F1 hybrid chromosome 18, Bos_hybrid_MaternalHap_v2.0, whole genome shotgun sequence:
- the NUMBL gene encoding numb-like protein isoform X1: MSRSAAARGGLRRPEQHLPPAPCGALGPPEISRTEPDGAGTMNKLRQSLRRRKPAYVPEASRPHQWQADEDAVRKGTCSFPVRYLGHVEVEESRGMHVCEDAVKKLKAMGRKSVKSVLWVSADGLRVVDDKTKDLLVDQTIEKVSFCAPDRNLDKAFSYICRDGTTRRWICHCFLALKDSGERLSHAVGCAFAACLERKQRREKECGVTAAFDASRTSFAREGSFRLSGGGRPAEREAQDKKKAEAAAAPTAAPGPAQPGHVSPTPATTSPGEKGEAGTPVPAGTTAAAIPRRHAPLEQLVRQGSFRGFPALSQKNSPFKRQLSLRLNELPSTLQRRTDFQVKGTVPEMEPPGASDSDSISALCTQISSSFASAGAPASGPPPASTGTSAWGEPSVTPAAAFQPGHKRTPSEAERWLEEVSQVAKAQQQQQQQQQAAPVPTVPPGLQPFPAPVGPFDATPAQVAVFLPAPHMQPPFVPAYPGLGYPPMPRVPVVGITPSQMVANAFCSAAQLQPQPATLLGKAGAFPPPAAPSAPGGQARPRPNGAPWPPEPAPAPAPELDPFEAQWAALEGKPAVEKPSNPFSGDLQKTFEIEL, encoded by the exons GGCGGACTGAGGAGGCCTGAGCAGcatctgccccctgccccctgtgGGGCCCTGGGGCCCCCTGAAATCTCCAGGACGGAGCCAG ACGGGGCGGGCACCATGAACAAGCTAAGGCAGAGCCTGCGGCGGAGGAAGCCAGCCTATGTGCCTGAAGCATCGCGCCCACACCAGTGGCAAGCGGATGAGGACGCGGTGCGCAAGGGCACGTGCAGCTTCCCGGTCAGG TACTTGGGCCACGTGGAGGTGGAGGAGTCCCGGGGGATGCACGTgtgtgaagatgctgtgaagaagTTGAAGGCG ATGGGTCGGAAGTCCGTGAAGTCTGTCCTGTGGGTGTCAGCCGATGGGCTCCGGGTTGTGGATGACAAGACCAAG GATCTGCTGGTGGACCAGACCATCGAAAAGGTCTCCTTCTGTGCTCCTGACCGCAACCTGGACAAGGCTTTCTCCTACATCTGCCGTGATGGGACCACCCGTCGCTggatctgccactgtttcctggCACTCAAGGATTCG GGCGAGAGGCTGAGCCACGCGGTGGGCTGTGCTTTTGCGGCCTGCCTGGAGCGGAAACAGCGGCGGGAGAAGGAATGCGGGGTCACAGCTGCCTTCGACGCCAGCCGCACCAGCTTCGCCCGCGAGGGCTCCTTCCGCCTGTCTGGGGGCGGGCGGCCGGCGGAGCGAGAGGCCCAGGACAAAAAGAAAG cagaagcagcagctgccCCAACTGCGGCTCCTGGCCCTGCCCAGCCTGGGCACGTGTCCCCAACACCGGCCACCACATCCCCTGGTGAGAAGGGTGAGGCAGGCACCCCAGTGCCTGCAGGCACCACTGCGGCTGCCATCCCCCGGCGCCATGCCCCCCTGGAGCAGCTGGTTCGTCAGGGTTCCTTCCGTGGGTTCCCAGCACTCAGCCAGAAGAACTCACCTTTCAAACGGCAGCTGAGCCTACGGCTGAATGAGCTGCCATCCACACTGCAGCGCCGCACTGACTTCCAGGTGAAGGGCACAG TGCCTGAGATGGAGCCTCCTGGTGCCAGTGACAGCGACAGCATCAGTGCCCTCTGCACGCAGATCAGCTCGTCGTTTGCCAGTGCTGGAGCCCCAGCATCAGGGCCCCCGCCGGCCTCAACAG ggACTTCTGCCTGGGGTGAGCCCTCCGTGACCCCCGCAGCTGCCTTCCAGCCTGGGCACAAGCGGACTCCTTCGGAGGCCGAGAGGTGGCTGGAGGAAGTGTCCCAGGTGGCAAaggcacagcagcagcagcagcagcagcagcaggcagccccTGTGCCCACTGTGCCCCCCGGCCTGCAGCCCTTCCCTGCCCCCGTGGGGCCCTTTGACGCCACACCGGCCCAGGTGGCTGTGTTCCTGCCGGCCCCGCACATGCAGCCCCCTTTTGTGCCCGCCTACCCGGGCTTGGGCTACCCACCCATGCCCCGTGTGCCCGTGGTGGGCATCACCCCCTCACAGATGGTGGCCAACGCCTTCTGCTCAGCCGCACAGCTCCAGCCCCAACCCGCCACCCTGCTCGGGAAAGCTGGGGCCTTCCCACCGCCTGCTGCCCCCAGCGCCCCCGGGGGCCAGGCCCGTCCACGCCCCAATGGGGCGCCCTGGCCCCCAGAGCCAGCACCAGCCCCGGCCCCTGAGTTGGACCCCTTCGAGGCCCAGTGGGCAGCATTAGAAGGCAAACCTGCTGTGGAGAAGCCTTCCAACCCCTTCTCGGGCGACCTGCAGAAGACCTTCGAGATTGAACTGTAG
- the NUMBL gene encoding numb-like protein isoform X2 produces the protein MSRSAAARGGLRRPEQHLPPAPCGALGPPEISRTEPDGAGTMNKLRQSLRRRKPAYVPEASRPHQWQADEDAVRKGTCSFPVRYLGHVEVEESRGMHVCEDAVKKLKAMGRKSVKSVLWVSADGLRVVDDKTKDLLVDQTIEKVSFCAPDRNLDKAFSYICRDGTTRRWICHCFLALKDSGERLSHAVGCAFAACLERKQRREKECGVTAAFDASRTSFAREGSFRLSGGGRPAEREAQDKKKEAAAAPTAAPGPAQPGHVSPTPATTSPGEKGEAGTPVPAGTTAAAIPRRHAPLEQLVRQGSFRGFPALSQKNSPFKRQLSLRLNELPSTLQRRTDFQVKGTVPEMEPPGASDSDSISALCTQISSSFASAGAPASGPPPASTGTSAWGEPSVTPAAAFQPGHKRTPSEAERWLEEVSQVAKAQQQQQQQQQAAPVPTVPPGLQPFPAPVGPFDATPAQVAVFLPAPHMQPPFVPAYPGLGYPPMPRVPVVGITPSQMVANAFCSAAQLQPQPATLLGKAGAFPPPAAPSAPGGQARPRPNGAPWPPEPAPAPAPELDPFEAQWAALEGKPAVEKPSNPFSGDLQKTFEIEL, from the exons GGCGGACTGAGGAGGCCTGAGCAGcatctgccccctgccccctgtgGGGCCCTGGGGCCCCCTGAAATCTCCAGGACGGAGCCAG ACGGGGCGGGCACCATGAACAAGCTAAGGCAGAGCCTGCGGCGGAGGAAGCCAGCCTATGTGCCTGAAGCATCGCGCCCACACCAGTGGCAAGCGGATGAGGACGCGGTGCGCAAGGGCACGTGCAGCTTCCCGGTCAGG TACTTGGGCCACGTGGAGGTGGAGGAGTCCCGGGGGATGCACGTgtgtgaagatgctgtgaagaagTTGAAGGCG ATGGGTCGGAAGTCCGTGAAGTCTGTCCTGTGGGTGTCAGCCGATGGGCTCCGGGTTGTGGATGACAAGACCAAG GATCTGCTGGTGGACCAGACCATCGAAAAGGTCTCCTTCTGTGCTCCTGACCGCAACCTGGACAAGGCTTTCTCCTACATCTGCCGTGATGGGACCACCCGTCGCTggatctgccactgtttcctggCACTCAAGGATTCG GGCGAGAGGCTGAGCCACGCGGTGGGCTGTGCTTTTGCGGCCTGCCTGGAGCGGAAACAGCGGCGGGAGAAGGAATGCGGGGTCACAGCTGCCTTCGACGCCAGCCGCACCAGCTTCGCCCGCGAGGGCTCCTTCCGCCTGTCTGGGGGCGGGCGGCCGGCGGAGCGAGAGGCCCAGGACAAAAAGAAAG aagcagcagctgccCCAACTGCGGCTCCTGGCCCTGCCCAGCCTGGGCACGTGTCCCCAACACCGGCCACCACATCCCCTGGTGAGAAGGGTGAGGCAGGCACCCCAGTGCCTGCAGGCACCACTGCGGCTGCCATCCCCCGGCGCCATGCCCCCCTGGAGCAGCTGGTTCGTCAGGGTTCCTTCCGTGGGTTCCCAGCACTCAGCCAGAAGAACTCACCTTTCAAACGGCAGCTGAGCCTACGGCTGAATGAGCTGCCATCCACACTGCAGCGCCGCACTGACTTCCAGGTGAAGGGCACAG TGCCTGAGATGGAGCCTCCTGGTGCCAGTGACAGCGACAGCATCAGTGCCCTCTGCACGCAGATCAGCTCGTCGTTTGCCAGTGCTGGAGCCCCAGCATCAGGGCCCCCGCCGGCCTCAACAG ggACTTCTGCCTGGGGTGAGCCCTCCGTGACCCCCGCAGCTGCCTTCCAGCCTGGGCACAAGCGGACTCCTTCGGAGGCCGAGAGGTGGCTGGAGGAAGTGTCCCAGGTGGCAAaggcacagcagcagcagcagcagcagcagcaggcagccccTGTGCCCACTGTGCCCCCCGGCCTGCAGCCCTTCCCTGCCCCCGTGGGGCCCTTTGACGCCACACCGGCCCAGGTGGCTGTGTTCCTGCCGGCCCCGCACATGCAGCCCCCTTTTGTGCCCGCCTACCCGGGCTTGGGCTACCCACCCATGCCCCGTGTGCCCGTGGTGGGCATCACCCCCTCACAGATGGTGGCCAACGCCTTCTGCTCAGCCGCACAGCTCCAGCCCCAACCCGCCACCCTGCTCGGGAAAGCTGGGGCCTTCCCACCGCCTGCTGCCCCCAGCGCCCCCGGGGGCCAGGCCCGTCCACGCCCCAATGGGGCGCCCTGGCCCCCAGAGCCAGCACCAGCCCCGGCCCCTGAGTTGGACCCCTTCGAGGCCCAGTGGGCAGCATTAGAAGGCAAACCTGCTGTGGAGAAGCCTTCCAACCCCTTCTCGGGCGACCTGCAGAAGACCTTCGAGATTGAACTGTAG
- the NUMBL gene encoding numb-like protein isoform X3 — MNKLRQSLRRRKPAYVPEASRPHQWQADEDAVRKGTCSFPVRYLGHVEVEESRGMHVCEDAVKKLKAMGRKSVKSVLWVSADGLRVVDDKTKDLLVDQTIEKVSFCAPDRNLDKAFSYICRDGTTRRWICHCFLALKDSGERLSHAVGCAFAACLERKQRREKECGVTAAFDASRTSFAREGSFRLSGGGRPAEREAQDKKKAEAAAAPTAAPGPAQPGHVSPTPATTSPGEKGEAGTPVPAGTTAAAIPRRHAPLEQLVRQGSFRGFPALSQKNSPFKRQLSLRLNELPSTLQRRTDFQVKGTVPEMEPPGASDSDSISALCTQISSSFASAGAPASGPPPASTGTSAWGEPSVTPAAAFQPGHKRTPSEAERWLEEVSQVAKAQQQQQQQQQAAPVPTVPPGLQPFPAPVGPFDATPAQVAVFLPAPHMQPPFVPAYPGLGYPPMPRVPVVGITPSQMVANAFCSAAQLQPQPATLLGKAGAFPPPAAPSAPGGQARPRPNGAPWPPEPAPAPAPELDPFEAQWAALEGKPAVEKPSNPFSGDLQKTFEIEL, encoded by the exons ATGAACAAGCTAAGGCAGAGCCTGCGGCGGAGGAAGCCAGCCTATGTGCCTGAAGCATCGCGCCCACACCAGTGGCAAGCGGATGAGGACGCGGTGCGCAAGGGCACGTGCAGCTTCCCGGTCAGG TACTTGGGCCACGTGGAGGTGGAGGAGTCCCGGGGGATGCACGTgtgtgaagatgctgtgaagaagTTGAAGGCG ATGGGTCGGAAGTCCGTGAAGTCTGTCCTGTGGGTGTCAGCCGATGGGCTCCGGGTTGTGGATGACAAGACCAAG GATCTGCTGGTGGACCAGACCATCGAAAAGGTCTCCTTCTGTGCTCCTGACCGCAACCTGGACAAGGCTTTCTCCTACATCTGCCGTGATGGGACCACCCGTCGCTggatctgccactgtttcctggCACTCAAGGATTCG GGCGAGAGGCTGAGCCACGCGGTGGGCTGTGCTTTTGCGGCCTGCCTGGAGCGGAAACAGCGGCGGGAGAAGGAATGCGGGGTCACAGCTGCCTTCGACGCCAGCCGCACCAGCTTCGCCCGCGAGGGCTCCTTCCGCCTGTCTGGGGGCGGGCGGCCGGCGGAGCGAGAGGCCCAGGACAAAAAGAAAG cagaagcagcagctgccCCAACTGCGGCTCCTGGCCCTGCCCAGCCTGGGCACGTGTCCCCAACACCGGCCACCACATCCCCTGGTGAGAAGGGTGAGGCAGGCACCCCAGTGCCTGCAGGCACCACTGCGGCTGCCATCCCCCGGCGCCATGCCCCCCTGGAGCAGCTGGTTCGTCAGGGTTCCTTCCGTGGGTTCCCAGCACTCAGCCAGAAGAACTCACCTTTCAAACGGCAGCTGAGCCTACGGCTGAATGAGCTGCCATCCACACTGCAGCGCCGCACTGACTTCCAGGTGAAGGGCACAG TGCCTGAGATGGAGCCTCCTGGTGCCAGTGACAGCGACAGCATCAGTGCCCTCTGCACGCAGATCAGCTCGTCGTTTGCCAGTGCTGGAGCCCCAGCATCAGGGCCCCCGCCGGCCTCAACAG ggACTTCTGCCTGGGGTGAGCCCTCCGTGACCCCCGCAGCTGCCTTCCAGCCTGGGCACAAGCGGACTCCTTCGGAGGCCGAGAGGTGGCTGGAGGAAGTGTCCCAGGTGGCAAaggcacagcagcagcagcagcagcagcagcaggcagccccTGTGCCCACTGTGCCCCCCGGCCTGCAGCCCTTCCCTGCCCCCGTGGGGCCCTTTGACGCCACACCGGCCCAGGTGGCTGTGTTCCTGCCGGCCCCGCACATGCAGCCCCCTTTTGTGCCCGCCTACCCGGGCTTGGGCTACCCACCCATGCCCCGTGTGCCCGTGGTGGGCATCACCCCCTCACAGATGGTGGCCAACGCCTTCTGCTCAGCCGCACAGCTCCAGCCCCAACCCGCCACCCTGCTCGGGAAAGCTGGGGCCTTCCCACCGCCTGCTGCCCCCAGCGCCCCCGGGGGCCAGGCCCGTCCACGCCCCAATGGGGCGCCCTGGCCCCCAGAGCCAGCACCAGCCCCGGCCCCTGAGTTGGACCCCTTCGAGGCCCAGTGGGCAGCATTAGAAGGCAAACCTGCTGTGGAGAAGCCTTCCAACCCCTTCTCGGGCGACCTGCAGAAGACCTTCGAGATTGAACTGTAG
- the NUMBL gene encoding numb-like protein isoform X4, giving the protein MHVCEDAVKKLKAMGRKSVKSVLWVSADGLRVVDDKTKDLLVDQTIEKVSFCAPDRNLDKAFSYICRDGTTRRWICHCFLALKDSGERLSHAVGCAFAACLERKQRREKECGVTAAFDASRTSFAREGSFRLSGGGRPAEREAQDKKKAEAAAAPTAAPGPAQPGHVSPTPATTSPGEKGEAGTPVPAGTTAAAIPRRHAPLEQLVRQGSFRGFPALSQKNSPFKRQLSLRLNELPSTLQRRTDFQVKGTVPEMEPPGASDSDSISALCTQISSSFASAGAPASGPPPASTGTSAWGEPSVTPAAAFQPGHKRTPSEAERWLEEVSQVAKAQQQQQQQQQAAPVPTVPPGLQPFPAPVGPFDATPAQVAVFLPAPHMQPPFVPAYPGLGYPPMPRVPVVGITPSQMVANAFCSAAQLQPQPATLLGKAGAFPPPAAPSAPGGQARPRPNGAPWPPEPAPAPAPELDPFEAQWAALEGKPAVEKPSNPFSGDLQKTFEIEL; this is encoded by the exons ATGCACGTgtgtgaagatgctgtgaagaagTTGAAGGCG ATGGGTCGGAAGTCCGTGAAGTCTGTCCTGTGGGTGTCAGCCGATGGGCTCCGGGTTGTGGATGACAAGACCAAG GATCTGCTGGTGGACCAGACCATCGAAAAGGTCTCCTTCTGTGCTCCTGACCGCAACCTGGACAAGGCTTTCTCCTACATCTGCCGTGATGGGACCACCCGTCGCTggatctgccactgtttcctggCACTCAAGGATTCG GGCGAGAGGCTGAGCCACGCGGTGGGCTGTGCTTTTGCGGCCTGCCTGGAGCGGAAACAGCGGCGGGAGAAGGAATGCGGGGTCACAGCTGCCTTCGACGCCAGCCGCACCAGCTTCGCCCGCGAGGGCTCCTTCCGCCTGTCTGGGGGCGGGCGGCCGGCGGAGCGAGAGGCCCAGGACAAAAAGAAAG cagaagcagcagctgccCCAACTGCGGCTCCTGGCCCTGCCCAGCCTGGGCACGTGTCCCCAACACCGGCCACCACATCCCCTGGTGAGAAGGGTGAGGCAGGCACCCCAGTGCCTGCAGGCACCACTGCGGCTGCCATCCCCCGGCGCCATGCCCCCCTGGAGCAGCTGGTTCGTCAGGGTTCCTTCCGTGGGTTCCCAGCACTCAGCCAGAAGAACTCACCTTTCAAACGGCAGCTGAGCCTACGGCTGAATGAGCTGCCATCCACACTGCAGCGCCGCACTGACTTCCAGGTGAAGGGCACAG TGCCTGAGATGGAGCCTCCTGGTGCCAGTGACAGCGACAGCATCAGTGCCCTCTGCACGCAGATCAGCTCGTCGTTTGCCAGTGCTGGAGCCCCAGCATCAGGGCCCCCGCCGGCCTCAACAG ggACTTCTGCCTGGGGTGAGCCCTCCGTGACCCCCGCAGCTGCCTTCCAGCCTGGGCACAAGCGGACTCCTTCGGAGGCCGAGAGGTGGCTGGAGGAAGTGTCCCAGGTGGCAAaggcacagcagcagcagcagcagcagcagcaggcagccccTGTGCCCACTGTGCCCCCCGGCCTGCAGCCCTTCCCTGCCCCCGTGGGGCCCTTTGACGCCACACCGGCCCAGGTGGCTGTGTTCCTGCCGGCCCCGCACATGCAGCCCCCTTTTGTGCCCGCCTACCCGGGCTTGGGCTACCCACCCATGCCCCGTGTGCCCGTGGTGGGCATCACCCCCTCACAGATGGTGGCCAACGCCTTCTGCTCAGCCGCACAGCTCCAGCCCCAACCCGCCACCCTGCTCGGGAAAGCTGGGGCCTTCCCACCGCCTGCTGCCCCCAGCGCCCCCGGGGGCCAGGCCCGTCCACGCCCCAATGGGGCGCCCTGGCCCCCAGAGCCAGCACCAGCCCCGGCCCCTGAGTTGGACCCCTTCGAGGCCCAGTGGGCAGCATTAGAAGGCAAACCTGCTGTGGAGAAGCCTTCCAACCCCTTCTCGGGCGACCTGCAGAAGACCTTCGAGATTGAACTGTAG